One genomic window of Arachis stenosperma cultivar V10309 chromosome 10, arast.V10309.gnm1.PFL2, whole genome shotgun sequence includes the following:
- the LOC130956721 gene encoding uncharacterized GPI-anchored protein At4g28100-like, which produces MCNDASSTTTLQTLKPILPNTSPGPGPSHPSTATIPAFPEQSDVKGCPLTLSDELFDGIKNACGGGGGGSSDMELPRTRCCPVLASWLYSAYSSTALTHSHTHTSSSSYEMPLLPDDSEICVNDLENALKVRGIQLKRPNETCDVVFCFCGIKLHPLSCPDAFSVNENGELVGDKTVRRLENNCISRTNNVNGFPGLGGCSKCLNTLYRNPPQSSWMIAQAPTMTFTLRLDEIGFTGGNGIVWHFRDEFVH; this is translated from the exons ATGTGCAATGACGCATCATCAACAACAACCCTTCAAACCCTTAAACCCATCCTCCCAAACACAAGCCCAGGCCCAGGCCCATCTCATCCATCAACAGCAACAATCCCTGCATTCCCTGAACAATCTGATGTCAAAGGTTGCCCCTTGACACTCTCAGATGAACTCTTTGACGGTATAAAGAATGCTTGTGGAGGCGGTGGTGGTGGTAGTTCTGACATGGAGCTCCCTCGCACACGGTGCTGCCCTGTTCTTGCATCATGGTTATACTCTGCATATTCTTCCACTGCATTAACCCATAGCCATACCCacacatcatcatcatcatatgaGATGCCATTGTTACCAGATGACTCAGAAATATGTGTGAATGACTTAGAGAATGCACTGAAAGTGAGAGGGATTCAGCTGAAAAGACCCAATGAGACATGTGATGTTGTGTTCTGCTTCTGTGGGATAAAGCTTCACCCTCTGAGTTGTCCAGATGCATTTTCAGTTAATGAAAATGGTGAACTTGTTGGGGATAAAACTGTGAGAAGGTTAGAGAATAATTGCATCAGTAGAACCAACAATGTTAATGGCTTCCCTGGTCTTGGTGGCTGCTCCAAGTGCTTGAACACACTCTACAGG AACCCCCCTCAGTCGTCATGGATGATCGCACAAGCACCGACCATGACTTTCACCTTGCGTTTGGATGAAATAGGGTTCACTGGTGGAAACGGCATCGTTTGGCACTTTAGGGACGAATTTGTCCACTAA
- the LOC130955739 gene encoding mediator of RNA polymerase II transcription subunit 18 — protein sequence MECVVQGIIETQHVEALEILLQGLCGVQRERLRIHEICLKSGPNLGPVASEVRLLCDLEQAEPSWTVRHIGGAMRGAGAEQISVLVRTMVESKASKNVLRMFYLLGYKLDHELLRVGFSFHFNRGAQITVTVSSINKMLKVHATDEAVPVTPGIQLVEVTAPATGETYAEVASAVSSFCEYLAPLLHLSKPGISTGVVPTAAAAAASLMSDGGGTTL from the exons ATGGAATGCGTGGTTCAGGGTATTATAGAGACACAG CATGTTGAGGCCCTTGAGATTCTTCTTCAAGGGCTATGTGGCGTCCAAAGAGAACGATTAAGGATTCATGAAATTTGCCTCAAGAGTGGTCCAAATCTTG GCCCTGTAGCATCTGAGGTTCGACTTTTATGTGATCTTGAGCAGGCTGAACCATCATG GACTGTAAGACATATTGGGGGTGCAATGAGGGGTGCCGGTGCTGAACAAATTTCAGTTCTGGTTAGGACAATGGTTGAAAGCAAAGCAAGCAAGAATGTGCTTCGTATGTTTTATTTACTTGGGTACAAGTTAGACCATGAACTGCTTAGAGTGGGATTTTCTTTCCATTTTAACAGGGGTGCACAAATCACTGTAACGGTGTCATCAATCAATAAAATGCTAAAGGTGCATGCAACGGACGAGGCTGTACCGGTAACGCCTGGTATACAGTTGGTGGAAGTAACTGCACCTGCAACTGGTGAAACCTATGCTGAAGTTGCTTCTGCAGTTTCATCCTTTTGTGAATATCTTGCACC GCTTTTGCATCTGTCAAAACCAGGCATTTCAACTGGAGTTGTTCCTACGGCTGCTGCAGCTGCAGCATCCCTTATGTCTGACGGTGGTGGTACAACTTTGTAG